A DNA window from Dehalococcoidia bacterium contains the following coding sequences:
- a CDS encoding aminodeoxychorismate/anthranilate synthase component II — protein sequence MLLLIDNYDSFTYNLYQYLGELGAEVEVVRNDGVTLEDIEEMAPDRIIISPGPGNPDDAGISKDVIRRFAGKTPILGVCLGHQCIGEVFGGVVEGAGEILHGKVSHVTHDGKGVFAGLSSPIDATRYHSLAIRPDSVPDALEVSARSESGIIMGVRHRELPVEGVQFHPESILTPDGHQLLRNFLAMERSSKL from the coding sequence ATGCTCCTGCTCATCGATAACTACGACAGCTTCACGTACAACCTCTACCAGTACCTCGGCGAACTGGGCGCGGAAGTTGAAGTCGTGCGCAACGACGGCGTCACGCTCGAAGACATCGAGGAGATGGCGCCTGACCGCATCATCATCTCACCCGGTCCTGGCAACCCCGACGACGCGGGCATCAGCAAGGACGTCATCCGCCGCTTCGCCGGCAAGACGCCGATCCTCGGCGTGTGTCTCGGCCATCAGTGCATCGGCGAAGTCTTCGGCGGCGTCGTGGAGGGCGCGGGCGAGATCCTGCACGGCAAGGTGTCGCACGTCACGCACGACGGCAAGGGCGTCTTCGCGGGCCTCTCATCGCCGATCGATGCGACGCGCTACCACTCGCTCGCGATCCGGCCCGACAGCGTGCCCGACGCGCTCGAAGTGAGCGCGCGCAGCGAGAGCGGCATCATCATGGGCGTGCGGCACCGCGAACTGCCCGTCGAAGGCGTGCAGTTTCATCCCGAGTCGATCCTGACGCCGGATGGGCATCAACTGCTGCGGAATTTTTTGGCGATGGAACGCAGTTCCAAGTTGTAA
- a CDS encoding methyltransferase domain-containing protein: MSTQPELLSAALIERDALVLTARRKQGRPPFAGQWLLPMTAVGNDETAEEAVRRHTAQQFGVTVANEIFVDTVYLEDPDDNARYVANVFRAELAEGALRFNAAGDYDDARWLSAGDLPNVWMPPALREPLVRILNEEPVEEMPAWTPEATAEATPLAEREADPAPPWPPPDNRAAWEAIAKAWQDERYGDRFGTRLMWTWRSSEDDLHVLDDVRGKRAIVLGCGGGQDAVALEKLGAVVVGVDQSPSQIAYAKKYAVRHAAPNASFGEGPIEDLSRFDGASFDLAIAIGVMEYVERIDLALAEAARLLRTGGTLVLSVKHPFDVIVDGGPPFVVWTSYWTPHHDLNRLVAATDAPPLRSYMRTLSEWFDQLAAAGFAVEGIVEPKEDEQPPIADDLSAEWLALLPYALIIKARKR; this comes from the coding sequence GTGAGCACGCAGCCGGAGTTGTTGTCCGCCGCACTCATCGAACGCGATGCGCTCGTGCTGACGGCGCGTCGCAAGCAAGGCCGCCCGCCGTTTGCGGGGCAGTGGCTGCTGCCCATGACGGCCGTCGGCAACGACGAGACCGCCGAGGAAGCGGTGCGGCGCCACACCGCCCAGCAATTCGGCGTCACCGTCGCGAACGAGATCTTCGTCGATACCGTGTACCTGGAGGATCCCGACGACAACGCGCGCTACGTCGCCAACGTCTTCCGCGCGGAACTCGCCGAAGGCGCGCTGCGCTTCAACGCCGCCGGCGACTACGACGACGCGCGCTGGCTCTCGGCCGGCGATCTGCCGAACGTCTGGATGCCGCCCGCGCTTCGCGAGCCGCTGGTGCGCATCCTCAACGAAGAGCCCGTCGAGGAGATGCCGGCATGGACGCCGGAAGCGACAGCGGAAGCAACGCCGCTCGCCGAGCGCGAAGCCGATCCGGCGCCGCCGTGGCCGCCGCCGGACAACCGCGCCGCATGGGAAGCCATCGCGAAGGCATGGCAGGACGAGCGCTACGGCGACCGATTCGGCACGCGCCTGATGTGGACGTGGCGTTCGTCCGAAGACGACCTGCATGTGCTCGACGACGTGCGAGGCAAGCGTGCGATCGTGCTTGGCTGCGGCGGCGGCCAGGACGCCGTGGCGCTCGAGAAGCTCGGCGCCGTCGTGGTCGGCGTCGATCAGTCGCCGTCGCAGATCGCCTACGCGAAGAAGTACGCGGTCCGGCACGCCGCGCCCAACGCGTCGTTCGGTGAAGGCCCGATCGAAGACCTGTCACGCTTCGACGGCGCCAGCTTCGACCTCGCCATCGCGATCGGTGTCATGGAGTACGTCGAGCGCATCGATCTCGCGCTGGCCGAAGCGGCACGCTTGCTGCGGACCGGCGGCACGCTCGTGCTGTCCGTGAAGCATCCGTTCGACGTCATCGTCGACGGCGGACCGCCGTTCGTCGTCTGGACGTCGTACTGGACGCCGCATCACGATCTCAACCGGCTCGTCGCCGCGACGGACGCGCCGCCGCTGCGCTCGTACATGCGGACGCTGTCCGAGTGGTTCGACCAGCTCGCCGCGGCCGGCTTCGCCGTCGAAGGCATCGTCGAGCCGAAGGAAGACGAACAGCCGCCGATCGCGGACGACCTCAGCGCCGAATGGCTGGCGCTGCTGCCGTATGCACTCATCATCAAGGCGAGGAAACGCTGA
- the trpE gene encoding anthranilate synthase component I, producing the protein MTPCLPTLEQVKAMAGQGNIVPVYRDVAADLETPVSAYLKVARGQYSFLLESVEGGERLARYSFIGTEPYRVMRTGEHATEHEQSGDPLLQIEDELRRYTPVRVPGLPRFHGGAVGYMAYEVARYYEKLPLPDADPQGFPESIFLLTDTLLVFDHLQHNIKVVSHARLDGDIDASYRQATWKIEELVARLEKPLSRLPYEAPRVEGADRSVASNTTEEAFKAKVERAKEYIRKGDTYQIQVSQRFERRTDAHPFEVYRALRTVNPSPYMYYLELGDMHVVGASPEMLIRVEDGAIETHPIAGTRRRGRDAEDEQRMADELQTSEKERAEHIMLVDLARNDLGRVCETGSVQVTSLMAIERYSHVMHMVSHVVGKLRSGVTMYDALRAYFPHGTVTGAPKIRTMEIIAELEGQRRGGYGGCVGYFDMSGNCDTALAIRTVWMKPGVAYVQAAGGVVFDSTPEEEYTESGNKARAMMRAIELAEQRLDALPRGSLGY; encoded by the coding sequence ATGACCCCCTGCCTCCCGACGCTCGAACAGGTGAAGGCGATGGCCGGCCAGGGCAACATCGTGCCCGTGTACCGCGACGTCGCCGCCGATCTCGAGACGCCGGTGTCGGCGTACCTGAAGGTGGCCCGCGGCCAGTACTCGTTCCTGCTCGAGTCCGTCGAAGGCGGCGAGCGGCTCGCACGCTACAGCTTCATCGGCACGGAGCCGTACCGCGTCATGCGCACCGGCGAGCATGCCACGGAACACGAGCAGTCCGGCGACCCGCTCCTCCAGATCGAGGACGAGTTGCGACGCTACACGCCCGTGCGCGTGCCAGGACTGCCGCGCTTTCACGGCGGCGCCGTCGGGTACATGGCATACGAAGTCGCGCGCTACTACGAGAAGCTGCCGTTGCCGGATGCTGATCCGCAGGGGTTCCCGGAGTCGATCTTTCTCTTGACCGATACACTGCTCGTCTTCGATCACCTGCAACACAACATCAAGGTCGTCAGCCACGCGCGGTTGGACGGCGACATCGATGCCTCATACCGCCAGGCGACGTGGAAGATCGAAGAGCTTGTCGCACGCCTCGAGAAGCCGCTCTCGCGGCTGCCCTACGAAGCGCCGCGCGTCGAGGGGGCCGACCGCAGCGTCGCCTCCAACACGACCGAAGAAGCGTTCAAGGCCAAGGTCGAACGCGCCAAGGAGTACATCCGAAAGGGCGACACTTATCAAATCCAGGTGTCGCAGCGCTTCGAGCGCCGCACCGATGCGCATCCGTTCGAGGTGTATCGGGCGCTCCGCACCGTGAATCCTTCGCCGTACATGTACTACCTGGAACTGGGCGACATGCACGTCGTCGGGGCGTCACCGGAGATGCTCATCCGCGTCGAGGACGGCGCGATCGAGACGCATCCGATCGCCGGCACGCGACGCCGCGGCCGCGATGCCGAAGATGAACAGCGCATGGCCGATGAGTTGCAGACGTCGGAAAAGGAGCGCGCCGAGCACATCATGCTCGTGGACCTCGCGCGCAACGATCTCGGCCGCGTCTGCGAGACGGGCAGCGTGCAGGTCACGTCGCTCATGGCGATCGAGCGCTACTCGCACGTCATGCACATGGTCTCGCACGTCGTCGGCAAGCTCCGCTCCGGCGTCACCATGTACGACGCGCTGCGCGCCTACTTCCCGCACGGCACGGTGACCGGCGCGCCGAAGATACGCACCATGGAGATCATCGCGGAGCTGGAGGGACAGCGGCGCGGCGGCTATGGCGGCTGCGTCGGATATTTCGACATGTCCGGCAACTGCGACACCGCGCTGGCCATCCGCACGGTCTGGATGAAGCCCGGCGTCGCCTACGTGCAGGCGGCGGGCGGCGTCGTCTTCGATAGCACGCCCGAGGAGGAATACACCGAGTCCGGCAACAAGGCGCGTGCGATGATGCGCGCGATCGAACTGGCAGAGCAGCGTCTGGATGCGCTGCCCCGCGGCTCGCTCGGATACTGA
- the trpS gene encoding tryptophan--tRNA ligase: protein MSERKRILTGIRPTGSLHLGHYAGALENWIRLQNEYECFFLIADYQVSDYADDIDRVRDAVWEVALDWLSVGLDPQNSHYVIESQVPQHAELTVLLSWFMPLGRLQRNPTLKAEMADLETGKKGVPVGFFIYPLMQVANILMPRAHLVPVGDDQLPHIEMTREIARKFNRDFGEVFPEPQPLVGRVPRLAGLDGQAKMSKSIGNTIDLKDDAETVTRKVMSMYTDPTRLRATDPGHVEGNPVFMYHDAFNPNVDEVNDFKERYVKGTVGDVEVKKSLAVAINNLLEPFRERRAHYEARPELVREALEQGSKAGYDAAQATIEAVRKALRLDYFPRGMPS from the coding sequence TTGTCTGAACGAAAACGCATCCTCACCGGCATCCGCCCCACCGGCTCCCTGCATCTCGGCCACTACGCAGGCGCGCTGGAGAATTGGATCCGCCTGCAAAACGAGTACGAGTGCTTTTTCCTGATCGCCGATTACCAGGTCTCCGACTACGCGGACGACATCGACCGCGTGCGCGACGCCGTCTGGGAGGTTGCGCTCGACTGGCTGTCGGTCGGGCTCGATCCCCAGAACAGCCATTACGTGATCGAGAGCCAGGTGCCCCAGCACGCGGAACTGACGGTGCTGCTGAGTTGGTTCATGCCGCTCGGACGCCTGCAGCGCAACCCAACGCTGAAGGCGGAGATGGCCGACCTCGAGACCGGAAAAAAGGGCGTTCCCGTCGGGTTCTTCATCTATCCGTTGATGCAGGTGGCGAACATCCTCATGCCGCGCGCCCACCTGGTGCCCGTCGGCGACGACCAGCTGCCGCACATCGAGATGACGCGTGAGATCGCGCGAAAGTTCAACCGCGATTTCGGCGAGGTGTTCCCGGAGCCGCAGCCGCTCGTCGGCCGTGTGCCGCGCCTGGCCGGGCTCGATGGTCAGGCGAAGATGAGTAAATCGATCGGCAACACGATCGACCTCAAGGACGACGCCGAGACGGTAACGCGCAAGGTGATGAGCATGTACACCGACCCGACGCGCCTGCGCGCGACCGATCCCGGACACGTCGAGGGCAACCCGGTGTTCATGTACCACGACGCGTTCAACCCAAACGTCGACGAGGTCAACGATTTCAAGGAGCGCTACGTGAAAGGAACGGTCGGCGATGTCGAGGTGAAGAAGAGCCTCGCGGTCGCGATCAACAACCTGCTCGAGCCGTTCCGCGAGCGCCGCGCGCATTACGAAGCGCGCCCCGAACTCGTGCGGGAAGCGCTCGAACAGGGCAGCAAGGCGGGCTACGATGCGGCGCAGGCGACGATCGAAGCCGTGCGCAAGGCGCTGCGCCTCGATTACTTTCCGCGAGGCATGCCGTCATGA
- a CDS encoding four helix bundle protein — protein MWEKAQLLTVEIIRFTKALPADRTTNVLVQQIVRSATAIAANIAEGHGRFAAGAYRNHLSIARGSVAETMSWLDTFRRLDLIDPHLEERIITLGDEVMRMISAKMIDLDKETGKARAFREERASYDAT, from the coding sequence ATGTGGGAGAAGGCACAGCTCCTGACCGTCGAGATCATCCGGTTCACGAAGGCGTTGCCCGCCGATCGAACAACGAACGTGCTCGTCCAACAAATCGTTCGCTCGGCCACTGCTATAGCCGCGAATATTGCAGAAGGTCATGGACGCTTCGCTGCGGGCGCGTATCGCAATCACCTCTCCATAGCCCGCGGATCCGTCGCCGAGACGATGAGCTGGCTGGACACATTTCGTCGCCTGGATCTCATTGATCCTCATCTCGAGGAGCGGATCATCACGCTTGGCGATGAAGTGATGAGGATGATTTCGGCGAAGATGATTGACCTCGACAAGGAAACCGGCAAAGCACGTGCATTCCGCGAAGAACGGGCAAGCTACGATGCAACGTAA
- a CDS encoding TrpB-like pyridoxal phosphate-dependent enzyme, whose protein sequence is MTDERTKFLLSEADLPAHWYNVAADLPKAPPPPLNPGTHEPIGPEALASLFPMALIKQEVSTERFVEIPDEVRDIYALWRPTPLIRARRLERALDTPAHIYFKYEGASPVGSHKPNTAVAQAYYNKQEGITRLTTETGAGQWGCALAMACNFFGIDLKIYMVKISYEQKPYRRSLMQVYGAEVVASPSGDTDAGRAILEATPDTPGSLGIAISEAVEDAAKRDDTKYSLGSVLNHVLLHQTVIGQEAMKQMEMAGEYPDAVIGCAGGGSNFAGLAFPFMREKLTGGKPTQFIAAEPEACPSLTKGEYRYDFGDTAGTTPLIKMFTLGHTFIPEGIHAGGLRYHGMANLICELYDQGFIEARAYHQNTVFDAALQFARTEGIVPAPESAHAIRAAIDEALACKQSGASKTILFNLSGHGYFDMTAYDNYLAGKLQDFAYPADRVKAAMQEVPLV, encoded by the coding sequence ATGACGGACGAGCGCACGAAGTTCCTGCTATCGGAGGCCGACCTGCCGGCGCACTGGTACAACGTCGCGGCCGACCTGCCGAAGGCGCCGCCGCCGCCGCTCAACCCCGGCACACACGAACCGATCGGGCCGGAGGCGCTGGCATCGCTCTTTCCGATGGCGTTGATCAAGCAGGAAGTCTCGACCGAGAGGTTCGTCGAGATCCCCGATGAAGTGCGTGACATCTATGCGCTCTGGCGGCCGACGCCGCTGATCCGCGCTCGTCGCCTCGAGCGCGCGCTCGACACGCCGGCGCACATCTACTTCAAGTACGAAGGCGCGTCGCCGGTCGGCTCGCACAAGCCGAACACCGCCGTCGCGCAGGCGTACTACAACAAGCAGGAAGGCATCACGCGTCTGACCACCGAGACGGGCGCCGGCCAGTGGGGCTGCGCCCTCGCGATGGCGTGCAACTTCTTCGGCATCGACCTGAAGATCTACATGGTGAAGATCAGCTACGAGCAGAAGCCGTATCGCCGATCGCTCATGCAGGTCTACGGCGCCGAGGTCGTCGCCAGCCCGAGCGGCGACACCGATGCCGGCCGCGCCATCCTCGAGGCGACGCCCGACACGCCGGGCAGCCTCGGTATCGCGATCAGCGAAGCCGTCGAGGACGCAGCGAAGCGCGACGACACCAAGTACTCGCTCGGCAGCGTGCTCAACCACGTGTTGCTGCACCAGACCGTGATCGGCCAGGAAGCGATGAAGCAGATGGAGATGGCGGGCGAGTACCCGGACGCCGTCATCGGTTGTGCCGGCGGCGGCTCCAACTTCGCAGGGCTGGCCTTCCCATTCATGCGCGAAAAGCTGACCGGCGGCAAGCCGACGCAGTTCATCGCCGCCGAGCCGGAAGCCTGCCCGTCGCTGACCAAGGGCGAGTACCGCTACGACTTCGGTGATACGGCCGGCACGACGCCGCTGATCAAGATGTTCACGCTGGGCCATACGTTCATCCCCGAGGGCATTCACGCCGGCGGCCTGCGTTATCACGGCATGGCGAACCTGATCTGCGAGCTGTACGACCAGGGATTCATCGAAGCGCGCGCCTACCACCAGAACACCGTCTTCGATGCGGCGCTGCAATTCGCTCGCACGGAGGGCATCGTCCCGGCGCCGGAAAGCGCGCACGCGATCCGCGCCGCGATCGACGAGGCGCTCGCCTGCAAGCAGTCCGGCGCATCGAAGACAATCCTCTTTAACCTGAGCGGCCACGGCTACTTCGACATGACGGCGTACGACAACTACCTGGCGGGAAAGCTGCAGGACTTCGCGTACCCCGCGGACAGGGTGAAGGCGGCGATGCAGGAAGTGCCCTTGGTATGA
- a CDS encoding FkbM family methyltransferase produces MEKTGGGAREGGAKIIALEQMARVTRRFKPKGAHRLLTTVYSPERRAANHFEVIRPYGNNLRMLLDTSSFIEWQIFFYGRYEPEIVELIRETCKPGGTAIDAGANVGCHALIMAECAGEQGRVIALEPHARVFERLRANVAMNGLQQIETLRTAAGAESGTMQLYAPASTHHGAGKATMYEGNLALDPYAASAMECADVPVTTIDRVMFERECERLDLIKIDVEGHEMPVLRGARETIARFRPSVIFEYTAEYWLNAGANFADVRAFFEVQRYELRYITPKGPRPFEHVANGNYVASPA; encoded by the coding sequence ATGGAGAAAACAGGCGGCGGCGCGCGCGAGGGCGGCGCGAAGATCATCGCGCTGGAGCAGATGGCGCGCGTGACGCGGCGCTTCAAGCCGAAGGGCGCGCATCGCCTGCTCACGACGGTCTACAGCCCGGAACGCCGCGCCGCCAACCACTTCGAGGTGATCCGCCCCTACGGCAACAACCTGCGCATGCTCCTGGACACGTCGTCGTTCATCGAGTGGCAGATCTTCTTCTACGGCCGCTACGAGCCGGAGATCGTCGAGCTGATCCGCGAGACCTGCAAGCCGGGAGGGACGGCGATCGACGCCGGCGCGAACGTCGGGTGCCATGCGCTGATCATGGCGGAGTGCGCGGGCGAACAGGGGCGCGTGATCGCGCTTGAGCCGCACGCGCGCGTGTTCGAACGGCTGCGCGCCAACGTCGCGATGAACGGCTTGCAGCAGATCGAGACGTTGCGGACAGCCGCGGGCGCAGAGAGCGGCACGATGCAACTCTACGCGCCGGCATCGACGCACCACGGCGCCGGCAAGGCGACGATGTATGAAGGCAACCTGGCGCTCGACCCCTACGCGGCGTCAGCGATGGAGTGCGCCGACGTGCCGGTGACGACGATCGATCGAGTGATGTTCGAGCGCGAGTGCGAGCGGCTGGACCTGATCAAGATCGACGTCGAGGGCCACGAGATGCCGGTGCTGCGCGGCGCCCGCGAGACGATCGCGCGCTTCCGCCCGTCCGTGATCTTCGAGTACACGGCGGAGTACTGGCTCAACGCCGGCGCGAACTTCGCCGATGTGCGGGCGTTCTTCGAGGTACAGCGTTACGAGTTGC